The following proteins come from a genomic window of Corallococcus sp. NCRR:
- the asnS gene encoding asparagine--tRNA ligase: MQVVSVKKALSGAVEAGSKVEVRGWVRTRRDSKAGISFVNVSDGSVFDPIQVVAPNSLPNYEKEVLHLTAGASVICRGTLVQSQGKGQAFEIQADEVQVLGLVDDPDTYPIQPKQHSLEFLREVAHLRVRTNTFGAITRVRNAAAQAVHRFFHGEGFCWVNTPIITASDAEGAGQMFRVSTLDAHNPPRGENGKIDWGKDFFGKEAYLTVSGQLNVEAYCLAMSKVYTFGPTFRAENSNTTRHLAEFWMIEPEIAFADLNEDALLAERFLKYVFKAVLEECAPDMKFFEERQQKGVTERMEKFIGSSFERIDYTEAVSILQKAKKKFEYAPEWGKDLQTEHERYLTEEHVGRPVVVMNYPEAIKAFYMRINDDGKTVAAMDVLAPGIGEIIGGSQREERLDVLDARMKKFGLDPAHYQWYRDLRRYGTVPHAGFGLGFERLIVYMCGLQNIRDAIPYPRVPGSATF, encoded by the coding sequence ATGCAGGTCGTGAGTGTGAAGAAGGCCCTGTCGGGGGCCGTCGAAGCGGGCTCGAAGGTGGAGGTGCGCGGCTGGGTGCGGACGCGCCGCGACTCCAAGGCGGGCATCAGCTTCGTGAACGTGAGCGACGGGTCGGTCTTCGACCCCATCCAGGTCGTCGCGCCCAATTCGCTGCCCAATTACGAGAAGGAAGTCCTGCACCTCACCGCGGGCGCCTCCGTCATCTGCCGGGGCACGCTGGTGCAGTCGCAGGGCAAGGGGCAGGCCTTCGAGATCCAGGCGGATGAGGTCCAGGTGCTGGGCCTGGTGGACGACCCGGACACCTACCCCATCCAGCCGAAGCAGCACTCGCTGGAGTTCCTGCGGGAGGTGGCGCACCTGCGCGTGCGCACCAACACCTTCGGGGCCATCACCCGCGTGCGCAACGCGGCGGCGCAGGCGGTGCACCGCTTCTTCCACGGTGAGGGCTTCTGCTGGGTGAACACGCCCATCATCACCGCGAGCGACGCGGAGGGCGCGGGTCAGATGTTCCGCGTGTCCACGCTGGATGCGCACAACCCGCCGCGGGGCGAGAACGGCAAGATTGACTGGGGCAAGGACTTCTTCGGCAAGGAGGCCTACCTCACCGTGTCCGGGCAGCTGAACGTGGAGGCGTACTGCCTGGCCATGTCCAAGGTCTACACGTTCGGCCCCACGTTCCGCGCGGAGAACAGCAACACCACGCGGCACCTGGCCGAGTTCTGGATGATCGAGCCGGAGATCGCCTTCGCGGACCTCAACGAGGACGCGCTGCTGGCGGAGCGGTTCCTCAAGTACGTGTTCAAGGCCGTGCTGGAGGAGTGCGCACCGGACATGAAGTTCTTCGAGGAGCGCCAGCAGAAGGGCGTCACGGAGCGGATGGAGAAGTTCATCGGCTCCAGCTTCGAGCGCATCGACTACACGGAGGCCGTCTCCATCCTCCAGAAGGCGAAGAAGAAGTTCGAGTACGCGCCGGAGTGGGGCAAGGACCTCCAGACGGAGCACGAGCGCTACCTCACCGAGGAGCACGTGGGCCGGCCCGTGGTGGTGATGAACTACCCGGAGGCCATCAAGGCCTTCTACATGCGCATCAACGACGACGGGAAGACCGTGGCCGCGATGGACGTGCTCGCGCCGGGCATCGGCGAGATCATCGGCGGCAGCCAGCGCGAGGAGCGCCTGGACGTGCTGGACGCGCGCATGAAGAAGTTCGGCCTCGATCCCGCGCATTACCAGTGGTACCGCGACCTGCGCCGCTACGGCACGGTGCCGCACGCGGGCTTCGGTCTGGGGTTCGAGCGGCTCATCGTCTACATGTGCGGCCTGCAGAACATCCGGGACGCCATCCCCTACCCGCGCGTCCCGGGCTCCGCGACGTTCTAG
- a CDS encoding anti-phage deoxyguanosine triphosphatase — MQGGFMDSPWEQRRLPESPRSEDRRDGYERDRSRIIHSAAFRRLQAKTQVLGIGEGDFHRTRLTHSMEAAQISRGLLYVLGRQEPDLKRHLPPTHLLEAICLAHDLGHPPFGHTGETALNLAMLQHGGFEGNGQTLRLLAKLEAHTESYGLNPTRRTLLGVLKYPTSYSQIQNTETTKIPNDRFEIRWNDWKPPKCYLDDDKDVVDFILEPLPSTEKSRFTEPKALATKNKHGKPKWQSLDTSIMTLADDIAFGVHDLEDAAALGLIEQADIENIAWDPDSAWATKFEVNKSLHKIFSKSHHIRKQATGALVNAFIQASRWAQQDEFETPLLKYNARLTNEADALLSKLKDVEFERVINTHTVQTLEYRGGHLVLELFKAIAAAPEKLLPETFRIEHKTRTGKEAMRVICDYVSGMTDEFATKQYERLFVPRRGSALSPA; from the coding sequence ATGCAAGGTGGGTTTATGGATTCACCATGGGAGCAACGACGTCTTCCGGAAAGCCCTCGAAGTGAAGATAGGCGCGATGGGTACGAGCGAGATCGGTCACGAATCATTCATTCGGCCGCCTTTCGAAGACTCCAGGCAAAGACCCAAGTCCTGGGCATTGGTGAAGGGGATTTTCATCGAACCCGGCTAACTCACTCAATGGAAGCAGCGCAGATCAGCAGAGGGCTCCTATATGTACTCGGTCGCCAAGAGCCTGATCTTAAGCGCCACCTACCCCCAACGCACTTGTTAGAAGCAATTTGCCTTGCGCACGATCTTGGACACCCACCATTCGGACATACTGGTGAGACTGCGCTCAACCTCGCCATGCTGCAACACGGCGGCTTTGAGGGGAATGGGCAAACTTTGCGTCTCCTGGCAAAGCTCGAAGCCCATACGGAAAGCTATGGCTTAAACCCAACACGCCGGACGCTTCTCGGCGTCCTTAAATACCCAACCTCCTATTCACAAATTCAAAACACTGAAACAACAAAAATACCCAACGACAGATTCGAGATCCGCTGGAATGACTGGAAGCCACCCAAGTGCTACCTTGACGATGACAAAGACGTCGTCGACTTCATCCTAGAACCTCTTCCATCTACCGAGAAATCTCGTTTTACAGAACCCAAAGCCCTTGCCACCAAGAACAAGCATGGCAAGCCTAAGTGGCAGTCGCTCGACACCTCAATCATGACTCTGGCCGATGACATTGCGTTCGGCGTTCACGATCTTGAGGACGCGGCAGCGCTCGGACTCATAGAGCAGGCAGATATCGAGAACATTGCTTGGGACCCAGACAGCGCATGGGCAACAAAGTTCGAAGTCAACAAGTCCCTTCACAAGATATTCTCGAAGAGCCATCACATCAGAAAGCAAGCAACTGGCGCCCTCGTCAATGCTTTCATCCAGGCGTCGAGATGGGCTCAGCAGGATGAGTTCGAAACCCCTTTACTCAAATACAATGCTCGACTCACAAACGAAGCCGACGCCCTCTTGAGCAAGCTCAAGGACGTAGAGTTCGAGAGAGTAATCAACACACACACGGTACAAACCCTGGAATACCGAGGGGGCCATTTGGTCCTTGAACTCTTCAAGGCGATCGCTGCCGCCCCCGAAAAGCTACTGCCTGAGACATTTCGCATAGAGCACAAGACTCGGACGGGCAAAGAGGCGATGAGGGTCATCTGCGACTACGTTTCAGGCATGACAGATGAGTTCGCCACCAAGCAGTACGAGCGCCTGTTTGTTCCTCGGCGAGGAAGTGCACTTTCTCCAGCCTAA
- the rpsT gene encoding 30S ribosomal protein S20 has protein sequence MANTKSAEKRYRQSLKRRARNVNVRTTVKDAVKSAREAIASKDGSKTTDALKAASKTLNKAASKGVLHKRTAARRISRLAKAAAKAKA, from the coding sequence TTGGCGAACACCAAGTCCGCAGAGAAGCGTTACCGCCAGTCCCTGAAGCGCCGCGCCCGGAACGTGAACGTCCGGACGACCGTGAAGGACGCCGTCAAGTCCGCCCGCGAGGCCATTGCCTCCAAGGACGGTTCGAAGACGACGGACGCGCTGAAGGCGGCTTCCAAGACCCTCAACAAGGCGGCCAGCAAGGGCGTCCTGCACAAGCGCACCGCCGCGCGCCGCATCTCCCGGCTGGCCAAGGCCGCCGCGAAGGCGAAGGCCTAG
- a CDS encoding putative ABC exporter domain-containing protein — MSFPSAVAFLWVRTWRNRVVRQVQRLKRPRYLLGALVGLAYLYSLVGRSVFVQGTGRAVSPNARLFAEFSLEVSVLGTLVTAWVLGADRPALTFTQTEVQTFFAAPVTRKALLHYKLLRGLLSAMLAALAATIFVGRFTSPRPVLFFLGAALAMGTLYLHGTAASFVRAWLVSQGRWGSAVRWAIVAVVLVAGMGTLLSTLRDHPLPENLSRPFAVREWLRDVLDAPGPRAVLWPGRALVAPAMARSWEGFLRYLPASLALLVAHYAWVLAVEVPFEDTAVAGAEARTRRREQRAARSGSIRVGKVPFVLKARGRPEVALLWKNLIARRRMGSGLVMLLAFGVLGAVFALVMGDTRLFSNSREFLGPMALMVALAMAVIGPSAFRTDLRMDLPKLELLRALPLTGRQVVGAELAASALTLGVAQWVMLLVALVLGVGADDVTLAPWSTPVVLGLLPVLPALGLAGLFVQNAAVVLLPAWIPADSERARGVEALGQRLLTLVGTLVVTFLGLLPAAVVALLVGYPLFTVMGRWAVPLAGLAAAGALFAEVALGVAVLGRAFERLDVSEET; from the coding sequence GTGAGCTTCCCGAGCGCGGTGGCGTTCCTCTGGGTGAGGACGTGGCGCAACCGGGTGGTGCGCCAGGTGCAGCGGCTGAAGCGTCCGCGCTACCTCCTGGGCGCGCTGGTGGGGCTCGCGTACCTGTACTCGCTGGTGGGGCGCAGCGTCTTCGTGCAGGGCACGGGCCGCGCGGTGTCACCCAACGCGAGGCTGTTCGCGGAGTTCTCGCTGGAGGTCTCCGTGCTGGGCACGCTGGTGACGGCGTGGGTGCTGGGCGCGGACCGGCCCGCGCTGACCTTCACGCAGACGGAGGTGCAGACCTTCTTCGCCGCGCCCGTCACGCGCAAGGCGCTCCTGCACTACAAGCTGCTGCGAGGCCTCTTGAGCGCGATGCTCGCGGCGCTGGCGGCGACAATCTTCGTGGGGCGCTTCACCAGTCCCCGCCCGGTGCTCTTCTTCCTGGGCGCGGCGCTGGCCATGGGGACGCTCTACCTGCACGGCACGGCGGCGTCCTTCGTGCGCGCGTGGCTCGTGTCGCAAGGCCGCTGGGGCAGCGCGGTGCGGTGGGCCATCGTGGCGGTGGTCCTCGTGGCGGGGATGGGCACGCTGCTGTCCACGCTGCGTGACCACCCGCTGCCGGAGAACCTCTCCCGCCCCTTCGCCGTGCGCGAGTGGTTGCGCGATGTGCTCGACGCCCCCGGACCCCGAGCGGTGCTGTGGCCGGGCCGGGCGCTGGTGGCCCCCGCCATGGCGCGAAGCTGGGAGGGCTTCCTGCGCTACCTGCCGGCGTCGCTGGCGCTGCTGGTGGCGCACTACGCCTGGGTGCTCGCGGTGGAGGTGCCCTTCGAGGACACGGCGGTGGCCGGGGCGGAGGCGCGGACGCGGCGGCGGGAGCAGCGGGCCGCGCGCTCGGGCTCCATCCGTGTCGGCAAGGTGCCCTTCGTGCTGAAGGCCCGGGGGCGTCCGGAGGTCGCGCTGCTGTGGAAGAACCTCATCGCGCGCAGGCGCATGGGCAGCGGGCTGGTGATGCTCTTGGCCTTCGGGGTGCTGGGCGCCGTGTTCGCGCTGGTGATGGGGGACACGCGGCTGTTCTCCAACAGCCGTGAGTTCCTGGGGCCCATGGCCCTGATGGTCGCGCTGGCCATGGCCGTGATTGGCCCGAGCGCGTTCCGCACCGACCTGCGCATGGACCTGCCGAAGCTGGAGCTCCTGCGCGCGCTGCCGCTCACGGGGCGGCAGGTGGTGGGCGCGGAGCTGGCTGCGTCCGCGCTGACGTTGGGTGTGGCGCAGTGGGTGATGCTGCTCGTGGCGCTGGTGCTGGGCGTGGGCGCGGACGACGTGACGCTCGCGCCGTGGTCCACGCCGGTGGTGCTGGGGCTCCTGCCGGTGCTGCCGGCGCTGGGCCTGGCGGGGCTGTTCGTGCAGAACGCGGCGGTGGTGCTCCTGCCCGCGTGGATTCCCGCGGACTCCGAGCGGGCGCGTGGCGTGGAGGCGCTGGGCCAGCGGCTGCTCACGCTGGTGGGCACGCTGGTGGTGACGTTCCTGGGACTGTTGCCGGCCGCCGTGGTGGCCCTCCTCGTGGGCTATCCGTTGTTCACTGTCATGGGGCGCTGGGCGGTTCCGCTCGCGGGACTGGCGGCGGCGGGAGCACTCTTCGCGGAGGTGGCGCTGGGCGTCGCCGTCCTGGGCCGCGCCTTCGAGCGGCTGGACGTGTCGGAAGAGACGTAG
- the leuS gene encoding leucine--tRNA ligase has translation MAMNERYEPQSIEGKWQTRWEEEGLFRAGRRPDAPKKYVLEMLPYPSGQMHMGHVRNYLIGDVYARYYQMRGFDVLHPMGWDAFGLPAENAAIKDGVHPAIRTRENIESFKAEIKTLGYSYDWTREVNTSQPEYYRWNQWFFLQMLERGLVYRRFSKVNWCTGCLTVIANEQVKDGRCERCDSEVQDKEMPEWAFRITKYSQDLLDALDTLKEWPDRITSAQRNWIGRSDGAEVDFRVQGHDAALRVFTTRVDTLFGCTYVVLAPDHKLVAQVTTADRRADVDAFAKKMAAQNKTERLGEDAEKEGVFTGGYALNPVTGQPVPIWIANFVVSDYGTGAVMSVPAHDARDFAFARKYSLPVRVVIQPASGDKLGAGETLDAAYTEDGVLVDSGDFTGMPSAEARVKLAAKLESQGQGKATVTYRQKDWGFSRQRYWGTPIPIVYCEKCDPERKGIPVPVEQLPVRLPDIDTQAVLTGKGEPPLAKVPEFVNATCPKCGGAARRETETMDTFVDSCWYFARYLSPKYDVAPFDPKEGKRWLPVDIYVGGPEHGVMHLLYFRFWTRVMKLLGLSPVDEPVTRLITQGIVNGADGRKMGKRYGNGVAPNTIVAKYGADTARTYVLFAGPPERDFDWSHEQVEGVFRFLKRVWTLAATHHASCAEATYSGPYEGKALETRRAAHKCVKRVTEAIERLSFNTAVAGVMECVNALYAVGTPETPAEKAAMGEAVRLLARILTPMAPHIADELAEAYGAKASTVTEAWPEFDPALVVDDVIPYAVQVNGKLRAEVRVAADADEAAVRAAAEADDKVKAALEGKTLRKFVFVPKRLVNFVVG, from the coding sequence ATGGCGATGAACGAGCGTTACGAGCCGCAGTCGATTGAAGGAAAGTGGCAGACCCGCTGGGAAGAGGAGGGCCTCTTCCGGGCAGGCAGGCGTCCGGATGCCCCGAAGAAGTACGTCCTGGAGATGCTGCCGTACCCCAGCGGCCAGATGCACATGGGGCATGTGCGCAACTACCTCATCGGGGACGTCTACGCGCGCTACTACCAGATGCGCGGCTTCGACGTGCTGCACCCCATGGGCTGGGACGCCTTCGGCCTGCCGGCGGAGAACGCGGCCATCAAGGACGGCGTCCACCCGGCCATCCGCACCCGCGAGAACATCGAGTCGTTCAAGGCGGAGATCAAGACGCTCGGCTACAGCTACGACTGGACGCGCGAGGTCAACACCAGCCAGCCGGAGTACTACCGCTGGAACCAGTGGTTCTTCCTCCAGATGCTCGAGCGCGGGCTCGTCTATCGCCGCTTCAGCAAGGTGAACTGGTGCACCGGCTGCCTCACCGTCATCGCCAACGAGCAGGTGAAGGACGGCCGCTGCGAGCGCTGCGACTCCGAGGTGCAGGACAAGGAGATGCCCGAGTGGGCGTTCCGCATCACGAAGTACTCGCAGGACCTGCTCGACGCGCTCGACACGCTCAAGGAGTGGCCGGACCGCATCACCTCCGCCCAGCGCAACTGGATTGGCCGCTCGGACGGCGCGGAGGTGGACTTCCGCGTGCAGGGGCATGACGCCGCCCTTCGCGTCTTCACCACCCGCGTGGACACGCTCTTTGGCTGCACCTACGTGGTGCTCGCGCCGGACCACAAGCTCGTGGCCCAGGTGACGACGGCGGACCGCCGCGCGGACGTGGACGCGTTCGCGAAGAAGATGGCCGCGCAGAACAAGACGGAGCGGCTGGGCGAGGACGCGGAGAAGGAGGGCGTCTTCACCGGCGGCTACGCGCTCAACCCGGTGACGGGCCAGCCGGTGCCCATCTGGATCGCCAACTTCGTGGTGAGCGACTACGGCACCGGCGCGGTGATGAGCGTCCCGGCGCATGACGCGCGCGACTTCGCCTTCGCGCGCAAGTACTCGCTGCCCGTGCGCGTGGTCATCCAGCCCGCGTCCGGCGACAAGCTCGGCGCCGGGGAGACGCTCGACGCGGCGTACACGGAGGACGGCGTCCTCGTGGACTCCGGTGACTTCACCGGCATGCCTTCCGCTGAAGCGCGCGTGAAGCTCGCGGCGAAGCTGGAGTCGCAGGGCCAGGGCAAGGCCACGGTGACGTACCGCCAGAAGGACTGGGGGTTCAGCCGCCAGCGCTACTGGGGCACGCCCATCCCCATCGTCTACTGCGAGAAGTGCGACCCCGAGCGCAAGGGCATCCCCGTCCCGGTGGAGCAGCTCCCGGTGCGGCTGCCGGACATCGACACGCAAGCGGTGCTCACCGGCAAGGGAGAGCCGCCGCTCGCGAAGGTGCCGGAGTTCGTCAACGCGACCTGCCCGAAGTGCGGCGGCGCCGCGCGCCGGGAGACGGAGACGATGGACACCTTCGTCGACTCCTGCTGGTACTTCGCGCGCTACCTCTCGCCCAAGTACGACGTGGCGCCCTTCGACCCGAAGGAGGGCAAGCGCTGGCTCCCCGTGGACATCTACGTGGGCGGCCCCGAGCACGGCGTGATGCACCTGCTCTACTTCCGCTTCTGGACCCGGGTGATGAAGCTCCTCGGGCTGTCCCCGGTGGACGAGCCCGTCACGCGGCTCATCACCCAGGGCATCGTCAACGGCGCGGACGGCCGGAAGATGGGCAAGCGCTACGGCAACGGCGTGGCGCCCAACACCATCGTGGCGAAGTACGGCGCGGACACCGCGCGCACCTACGTGCTCTTCGCGGGCCCGCCGGAGCGCGACTTCGACTGGTCCCACGAGCAGGTGGAGGGCGTGTTCCGCTTCCTCAAGCGCGTGTGGACGCTGGCGGCCACGCACCACGCTTCTTGCGCGGAGGCCACGTACTCGGGCCCGTATGAGGGCAAGGCGCTGGAGACGCGCCGCGCGGCGCACAAGTGCGTCAAGCGCGTGACGGAGGCGATTGAACGCCTGTCCTTCAACACCGCCGTCGCGGGCGTCATGGAGTGCGTGAACGCGCTCTACGCGGTGGGCACGCCGGAGACGCCCGCGGAGAAGGCGGCGATGGGCGAGGCGGTGCGGCTGCTCGCGCGCATCCTCACGCCCATGGCGCCGCACATCGCGGACGAGCTGGCGGAGGCCTACGGCGCGAAGGCGTCCACCGTCACGGAGGCCTGGCCGGAGTTCGACCCGGCGCTGGTGGTGGACGACGTGATTCCGTACGCCGTGCAGGTGAACGGCAAGCTGCGCGCGGAGGTGCGCGTGGCGGCGGACGCGGACGAGGCGGCGGTGCGCGCGGCGGCGGAGGCGGACGACAAGGTGAAGGCCGCCCTGGAAGGCAAGACGCTGCGCAAGTTCGTCTTCGTCCCCAAGCGGCTGGTGAACTTCGTCGTCGGCTGA
- the lptE gene encoding LPS assembly lipoprotein LptE — MRTGAVKAFRWGVVAAAMLGAGCGYRFSPWGSALPEGAGQVCAPIFANETPEPALENLFTGYLRNQLIQAGRLTSAPGCASTIEGAVLNIWTSPTIIPNNYRISTTVRLRLVKEGQLLGETVVSGTEDYLQGRGNVLEAEANRQAALARLAELLMRDGYDRLASTW; from the coding sequence ATGCGAACGGGTGCGGTGAAGGCGTTCCGGTGGGGCGTGGTGGCGGCGGCGATGCTGGGGGCCGGGTGCGGCTACCGCTTCAGTCCGTGGGGCTCCGCGCTGCCGGAGGGAGCGGGCCAGGTGTGCGCGCCCATCTTCGCCAACGAGACACCGGAGCCCGCGCTGGAGAACCTCTTCACGGGCTACCTGCGCAACCAGCTCATCCAGGCCGGCCGTCTGACCAGTGCTCCGGGCTGCGCGTCCACGATTGAAGGGGCGGTGCTCAACATCTGGACGTCCCCGACCATCATCCCCAACAACTACCGCATCTCCACGACCGTGCGGCTGCGCCTCGTGAAGGAGGGGCAACTGCTCGGGGAGACGGTGGTGTCGGGAACCGAGGACTACCTCCAGGGACGCGGGAACGTCCTGGAAGCCGAGGCCAACCGTCAGGCCGCGCTGGCGCGCCTGGCGGAGCTGCTCATGCGCGACGGCTACGATCGGCTGGCCAGCACCTGGTGA
- a CDS encoding NAD(P)-dependent oxidoreductase — translation MKVGFIGLGNMGTPMAKNLAGAGHELVVWNRTASKADPLKEQGARVAKTPAEAARDAEVVVSMLADDHAAEEAVLGKDGIVSALPRNAVHVSSSTISVALSERLTKAHTDAGQGYVSAPVFGRPEAAAGKQLWVVAAGPKAQVERVRPLLTALGRGLTELGERPSAANTVKLSGNFLIASMMEALSEAFALAEKCGVERAAFLDVFKSVFAKAPIFENYAGAIAKGQYSPAGFALRLGLKDVSLALDAGRAAEVPLPLASLLRDHFLTGVAQGRGDEDWSALGALAQERAGITKKS, via the coding sequence ATGAAGGTCGGCTTCATCGGGTTGGGGAACATGGGCACGCCGATGGCGAAGAACCTGGCCGGCGCGGGCCATGAGCTCGTCGTCTGGAACCGCACCGCCTCCAAGGCGGATCCGCTGAAGGAGCAGGGCGCGCGCGTGGCGAAGACGCCCGCGGAGGCCGCCCGCGACGCGGAGGTCGTCGTGTCCATGCTCGCGGATGACCACGCCGCGGAAGAGGCCGTGCTGGGCAAGGACGGCATCGTCAGCGCCCTGCCGAGGAACGCCGTCCACGTCTCCTCCAGCACCATCTCCGTCGCGTTGTCGGAGCGCTTGACGAAGGCGCACACGGACGCGGGCCAGGGCTACGTCTCCGCCCCCGTCTTCGGCCGGCCCGAAGCCGCCGCAGGCAAGCAACTGTGGGTCGTCGCCGCGGGCCCGAAGGCGCAGGTGGAGCGCGTGCGTCCGCTGCTCACGGCCCTGGGTCGCGGCCTCACGGAATTGGGCGAACGGCCGTCCGCCGCGAACACGGTGAAGCTGTCCGGCAACTTCCTCATCGCGTCGATGATGGAGGCGCTGTCGGAGGCCTTCGCGCTCGCGGAGAAGTGCGGCGTGGAGCGCGCCGCGTTCCTGGACGTCTTCAAGTCCGTCTTCGCCAAGGCGCCCATCTTCGAGAACTACGCGGGCGCCATCGCGAAGGGGCAGTACTCGCCCGCGGGCTTCGCGCTGCGCCTGGGCCTCAAGGACGTGTCGCTGGCGCTGGATGCGGGAAGGGCCGCCGAGGTGCCCCTCCCGCTGGCCAGCCTGCTGCGAGACCACTTCCTCACCGGCGTCGCCCAGGGGCGCGGCGATGAGGACTGGTCCGCGCTCGGCGCGCTCGCCCAGGAGCGCGCCGGCATCACGAAGAAGTCCTGA
- a CDS encoding ABC transporter ATP-binding protein, whose amino-acid sequence MEPALDVEGLEKTYGAVRAVRGLSFQVAPGEVLGLVGPNGAGKTSTLRCLAGILPASEGRVRVAGFDVARAPVEAKRQLAFLPDEPRFFEYLTVWEHLNFTARLYGVEDWEERGRALLEEMELTGREKSLPGELSRGMKQKLSIACGFLHQPRLILLDEPLTGLDPLGIRRMKASLRRRAEEGTALVLSSHLLPLVEELCHRLLVIAGGRAVALGSLPEIREQMAGGAGDGASLEELFVRITSAASEEARARGTEPA is encoded by the coding sequence ATGGAACCGGCGCTGGACGTCGAGGGGCTGGAGAAGACGTACGGCGCGGTGCGGGCGGTGCGAGGCCTGTCCTTCCAGGTGGCCCCGGGCGAGGTGCTGGGCCTGGTGGGGCCCAACGGCGCGGGCAAGACGTCCACGCTGCGGTGTCTGGCCGGCATCCTCCCGGCCTCCGAGGGGCGCGTACGGGTGGCGGGCTTCGACGTGGCCCGGGCGCCGGTGGAGGCGAAGCGCCAGCTGGCCTTCCTCCCGGACGAGCCGCGCTTCTTCGAGTACCTCACCGTCTGGGAGCACCTGAACTTCACCGCGCGCCTCTACGGCGTGGAGGACTGGGAGGAGCGGGGCCGCGCGCTCCTGGAGGAGATGGAGCTGACGGGCCGGGAGAAGTCGCTGCCGGGCGAGCTGTCGCGGGGCATGAAGCAGAAGCTGTCCATCGCGTGTGGCTTCCTGCACCAGCCCCGGCTCATCCTCCTGGATGAACCGCTGACGGGGTTGGACCCGCTGGGCATCCGCCGCATGAAGGCCTCGCTGCGCCGCCGCGCGGAGGAGGGCACGGCGCTGGTGCTGTCGTCGCACCTGCTCCCGCTGGTGGAGGAGCTGTGCCACCGGCTGCTCGTCATCGCCGGAGGGCGCGCGGTGGCGCTGGGCTCGCTGCCGGAGATCCGCGAGCAGATGGCGGGCGGAGCCGGGGACGGCGCGTCGCTGGAGGAGCTGTTCGTGCGCATCACCAGCGCGGCGTCGGAGGAGGCGCGGGCGCGGGGGACCGAACCGGCGTGA
- a CDS encoding response regulator, with protein sequence MSQQIRALVVDDSQAMRRSIMYALQRLADVVCIEAQDGVEGLKKLSTQGRFDLVMTDINMPLMDGLKLIHHIRQTEEHRAVPIVVVTTEGAAADRERAMALGATAYLVKPVQARVVLDTVKELLKLG encoded by the coding sequence ATGTCGCAGCAGATCCGCGCACTGGTGGTGGATGACTCGCAGGCCATGCGCCGCAGCATCATGTACGCGCTCCAGCGCCTGGCCGACGTGGTCTGCATCGAGGCACAGGACGGCGTGGAGGGGCTCAAGAAGCTCTCCACGCAGGGCCGCTTCGACCTGGTGATGACGGACATCAACATGCCGTTGATGGACGGGCTGAAGCTCATCCACCACATCCGCCAGACGGAAGAGCACCGGGCGGTGCCCATCGTCGTGGTGACGACGGAGGGCGCGGCGGCGGACCGGGAGCGGGCCATGGCTCTGGGAGCCACGGCCTACCTGGTGAAGCCCGTGCAGGCCCGCGTGGTGCTGGACACCGTGAAGGAACTGCTGAAGCTCGGCTGA